In the Chroococcidiopsis sp. SAG 2025 genome, one interval contains:
- a CDS encoding 3-deoxy-7-phosphoheptulonate synthase — MHDRIADIRIDNSHILITPKELKTKLPLTEKAEKTVLRFRKELENILDGIDNRKFIVVGPCSIHDVAAAEEYAGKLKNLADKVQDKLLLIMRVYFEKPRTTVGWKGLINDPDMDDSFHIEKGLHLARSLSLKLAEIGIPAATEALDPIVPQYISELMSWAAIGARTTESQTHREIASGLSMPVGFKNGTDGGIQVALNALHAASTPHNFLGIDQRGRVSVFKTKGNAYGHIILRGGGGKPNYDTAHVKKVEEKLKEAGLPPRIVIDCSHGNSNKNYKLQTVAFNDAIAQIVEGNTSILGMMLESHLHEGHQSIPCDLSKLKYGISVTDQCIGWEQTEEIILAAHEKLSKEAIAVGG; from the coding sequence ATGCACGATCGTATTGCCGATATCCGTATTGATAATTCACATATCTTAATAACTCCGAAAGAACTAAAAACAAAGTTACCTTTAACGGAAAAAGCAGAAAAAACTGTCCTCCGCTTTCGGAAAGAATTAGAAAATATATTAGATGGTATAGATAATAGAAAGTTTATTGTAGTTGGTCCCTGTTCTATTCACGATGTTGCAGCAGCAGAAGAGTATGCGGGAAAATTGAAAAATTTAGCAGACAAAGTTCAAGATAAATTACTACTGATTATGCGCGTGTATTTTGAGAAACCCCGCACGACAGTAGGATGGAAAGGATTGATTAACGACCCCGATATGGATGATTCTTTCCATATTGAAAAAGGGCTGCATTTAGCCCGGAGCTTATCATTAAAGCTGGCGGAAATTGGCATCCCTGCGGCAACAGAAGCACTCGATCCAATCGTACCGCAGTATATCAGCGAACTCATGTCTTGGGCGGCGATCGGTGCGAGAACAACTGAATCACAAACTCACCGAGAAATTGCTAGTGGGCTATCGATGCCAGTAGGATTTAAGAATGGGACTGATGGTGGGATTCAGGTAGCTCTCAATGCCCTCCATGCAGCTAGTACACCTCACAATTTTCTGGGTATCGATCAAAGAGGACGAGTGAGCGTTTTTAAAACTAAAGGAAACGCTTACGGTCATATTATTTTACGCGGTGGTGGTGGCAAGCCTAATTACGATACTGCCCATGTTAAGAAAGTAGAAGAGAAGTTAAAAGAGGCAGGTTTACCTCCACGAATCGTCATCGATTGTAGCCACGGTAACTCAAACAAAAATTACAAATTACAAACTGTAGCCTTTAACGATGCGATCGCGCAAATTGTAGAAGGAAATACATCAATTCTAGGGATGATGTTAGAATCTCATTTGCATGAAGGTCATCAGTCTATTCCTTGCGATTTGTCAAAATTGAAATATGGTATTTCAGTGACAGATCAGTGTATTGGTTGGGAGCAAACTGAGGAAATTATTTTGGCAGCTCATGAGAAATTAAGTAAGGAGGCGATCGCAGTAGGTGGTTGA
- a CDS encoding acylphosphatase codes for MQDRLRAHVFVSGRVQGVGYRMSTAQMAVEMGLHGWVRNLPDGRVEAVFEGTRELVAEAISWCRQGNPPAVVKDVAVEYETPEGLRKFEIRR; via the coding sequence ATGCAAGATCGACTTCGCGCCCATGTATTCGTTTCTGGTAGAGTCCAAGGAGTGGGCTACCGAATGTCAACGGCTCAGATGGCTGTTGAGATGGGGTTGCATGGCTGGGTGCGCAATCTACCAGATGGGAGAGTAGAAGCCGTATTTGAAGGAACGAGAGAATTGGTAGCAGAGGCGATCTCGTGGTGTCGTCAGGGAAACCCGCCTGCTGTTGTTAAAGACGTGGCGGTTGAGTACGAGACACCAGAAGGATTACGCAAGTTTGAGATCCGACGTTGA
- the codB gene encoding cytosine permease, with protein sequence MSSTSEEQQFVARSPVSEDYPLSAVPASARKSIWSLAPLLMGFTLYSGTLFAGGRVGPSFRFFPDLVSLIVIGNLILGIYASLLAYISARTGLSTVLMSRFSFGNVGSRWVDFLLGFTQIGWYAWGSALMAELANKLLGVPAGWNWLIILFFTYFFCSTAYIGYRAMDWLSRIAVPAMLILMIWSLAIAATKVGGFAGLQAIAPKEPMPIGEAITIIVGTFISGGTQATNWSRFANSGRTAWISTLTAFFFANGLLIFSGAFCALVYGNEDIVQVMAQQGLLFWGLVLLFLNMWTTQDNTIYAFSVAGAHMFRTNKRTAFVLGGATVALVLAWGGIYNLLVPYLILLGTFIPPIGGVIMADYWLHHKGQFPALTEKQPAFNWAGIIAYVLASAVAYFSPGIKPINGIIAAAIAYFILSKFLIPKNSRVNE encoded by the coding sequence ATGAGTAGCACGTCAGAAGAACAGCAATTCGTAGCGCGATCGCCAGTGAGTGAAGATTATCCCTTGAGTGCTGTCCCTGCATCAGCACGTAAATCAATTTGGTCTTTAGCTCCCTTGCTGATGGGTTTTACCTTATACTCGGGAACGTTATTTGCTGGGGGTAGGGTAGGTCCATCATTTCGGTTTTTTCCCGATCTCGTCTCGCTGATTGTCATCGGTAATTTAATTTTAGGCATTTATGCGAGTTTACTCGCTTATATTTCTGCCAGAACGGGACTAAGTACGGTCTTGATGTCGCGGTTCAGCTTTGGCAATGTGGGTTCTCGTTGGGTTGATTTTCTGCTTGGTTTTACCCAAATTGGCTGGTATGCTTGGGGATCGGCACTGATGGCGGAGTTGGCAAATAAGCTTTTAGGCGTTCCGGCTGGCTGGAATTGGCTGATTATTCTGTTTTTTACTTATTTCTTCTGTTCTACAGCATATATTGGCTATCGGGCAATGGATTGGCTGAGTCGAATTGCCGTCCCAGCAATGTTAATTTTAATGATTTGGAGTTTGGCGATCGCCGCGACAAAGGTAGGAGGGTTTGCAGGGTTGCAGGCGATCGCCCCTAAAGAACCGATGCCAATCGGTGAAGCCATTACAATTATTGTCGGGACGTTTATTTCAGGCGGAACTCAAGCCACAAACTGGAGTCGATTTGCTAATTCGGGACGTACAGCATGGATAAGTACCCTTACTGCCTTTTTCTTTGCCAATGGCTTACTTATATTTAGCGGTGCATTCTGCGCTCTAGTTTACGGTAACGAAGACATTGTACAAGTCATGGCACAGCAAGGATTGCTATTTTGGGGTTTGGTGCTGTTGTTCTTGAATATGTGGACGACTCAAGACAACACCATCTATGCATTCTCTGTTGCAGGCGCACATATGTTCCGTACCAACAAGCGGACGGCTTTCGTATTAGGTGGTGCTACAGTTGCTTTAGTGTTAGCCTGGGGTGGAATTTATAATTTACTCGTACCCTATCTCATTTTACTAGGAACGTTTATTCCTCCCATTGGTGGGGTCATAATGGCAGATTACTGGTTGCATCATAAAGGACAGTTCCCTGCATTAACAGAAAAACAGCCTGCATTTAATTGGGCAGGGATTATTGCTTATGTTTTAGCAAGTGCAGTTGCTTACTTCTCTCCAGGTATCAAGCCTATTAATGGCATTATTGCAGCTGCGATCGCCTATTTTATTTTGAGTAAATTTCTAATTCCTAAAAATAGCAGAGTGAATGAATGA
- a CDS encoding polyribonucleotide nucleotidyltransferase — MGIGDFFKNIPGVGDRRRDDDRDYRDRNDDDDRRYRHRDEGEDDDREYRYRSRVEEEREYRDRYDEEDEDDNDRKYRRRDHDDDDEDREYRSRSRDDDDDDREYRSRDRDDDDDE, encoded by the coding sequence ATGGGTATAGGCGATTTTTTTAAAAACATTCCTGGTGTAGGCGATCGCAGACGAGATGACGATCGAGATTATCGAGATCGCAATGACGACGACGATCGCAGATATCGCCATCGCGATGAAGGTGAGGACGACGATCGCGAGTACAGATATCGTTCGCGGGTAGAAGAAGAACGAGAATATAGAGATCGGTACGACGAAGAGGATGAAGACGACAACGATCGCAAGTATAGAAGGCGCGATCACGATGATGACGATGAAGATCGAGAGTATAGAAGTCGCAGTCGGGATGACGATGATGACGATCGGGAATATCGATCCCGCGATCGCGATGATGACGATGATGAATAA
- a CDS encoding aconitate hydratase produces the protein MMPMNVTQKLIQSHLVEGKMIPGQEIGLKIDQSLTQDATGTMVMLELEALGIDRVKTELSAQYVDHNLLQTDYKNADDHLFLRSACQRFGIWYSRPGNGVSHPVHMERFGIPGKTLIGSDSHTPAAGSLGMLAFGAGGIDVAMAMAGEPMYLKMPKVLGVKLIGKLPDWVSAKDVVLEMLRRYDVHGCRNTIIEYYGTGLENLSAMDRHVIANMGTEMGATTTVFPSDAEVKRFLASQGRGEDWVELIADAGAEYDLHDEINLSELVPLIACPSSPGNVVPVREVQGRSVQQVVIGSSANPGIRDFWIVSQIVKGKAASDRISFDINPTSRQGIENLAAMGTAFLDLIHAGARFHQAGCLGCIGMGQAPASNQISLRTFPRNFPGRSGTADDQVYLCSPETAAAAALTGVITDPRDLEQIYGMNYPQFVAPEKEIINTEMLVPPPTDGSKIQLEKGPNIKSLPDFPELPNRVTAPVLLKVGNNISTDEIMPAGARVLPFRSNIPGISQFVYYMVDETFAERAKVAQKEYSGHVIVAGDNYAQGSSREHAAIAPKYLGQVAVLAKSYARIGWQNLVNFGIMPLEFVNSDDYDTIDRDDEIEIVGLHDALTSGQPIVAKNKTKNLVYEMTHSISPRQINILLHGGVINEFREKLSDRQDLSEDPSISAKQESLADKQDVLG, from the coding sequence ATGATGCCAATGAACGTCACTCAAAAGCTGATCCAGTCTCATTTAGTTGAGGGAAAAATGATTCCAGGGCAGGAGATTGGTCTGAAAATCGATCAGTCTCTGACCCAAGATGCTACGGGTACGATGGTGATGCTGGAGTTGGAAGCTTTGGGAATCGATCGCGTCAAAACAGAACTTTCTGCCCAATATGTAGACCACAATTTATTACAGACAGATTACAAAAATGCCGACGACCATTTATTTCTGCGTTCTGCCTGTCAGCGATTTGGGATTTGGTACAGTCGCCCTGGAAACGGTGTCAGTCATCCCGTCCACATGGAACGATTCGGTATTCCTGGGAAAACTCTGATCGGTTCTGACAGCCACACCCCCGCTGCTGGTTCTTTGGGAATGCTAGCTTTTGGGGCAGGTGGAATTGATGTAGCTATGGCGATGGCAGGGGAACCGATGTATCTCAAAATGCCGAAAGTTTTGGGCGTGAAACTTATAGGAAAGTTGCCCGACTGGGTAAGCGCCAAAGATGTCGTGCTAGAGATGCTACGGCGCTACGATGTCCACGGCTGTCGCAATACAATCATCGAGTACTACGGAACGGGGCTGGAAAACTTGAGTGCGATGGATCGGCACGTTATTGCCAACATGGGTACGGAAATGGGGGCGACAACGACGGTATTTCCATCCGATGCCGAGGTGAAACGGTTTTTAGCTTCCCAAGGACGGGGTGAAGATTGGGTAGAACTGATCGCCGATGCTGGCGCAGAATACGATCTTCATGACGAAATTAATTTATCTGAATTAGTCCCCCTGATTGCCTGTCCCAGCAGTCCTGGTAATGTCGTCCCCGTGCGAGAAGTGCAAGGCAGATCGGTACAGCAAGTGGTAATTGGTTCTTCCGCAAATCCAGGCATACGAGATTTTTGGATTGTGAGTCAAATTGTCAAAGGTAAAGCAGCAAGCGATCGCATTTCCTTTGATATTAACCCTACCTCGCGCCAGGGAATCGAGAATTTAGCTGCTATGGGAACGGCTTTCTTAGATCTAATCCACGCTGGGGCGCGGTTTCATCAAGCGGGTTGTCTCGGGTGCATTGGTATGGGACAAGCCCCCGCCTCGAATCAAATTTCTTTACGCACGTTTCCCCGCAATTTTCCTGGGCGATCTGGAACTGCTGACGACCAGGTATATTTGTGCAGTCCTGAAACAGCAGCAGCGGCAGCTTTAACGGGGGTAATTACAGATCCGCGAGATTTAGAACAAATCTATGGCATGAATTATCCTCAATTTGTCGCACCAGAAAAAGAGATTATTAATACAGAAATGCTTGTACCACCTCCTACAGATGGGAGTAAAATTCAGTTAGAAAAAGGACCAAATATTAAATCCTTGCCAGATTTTCCAGAATTACCAAATCGGGTTACTGCTCCCGTTTTACTTAAAGTTGGTAACAATATTTCTACTGATGAAATTATGCCAGCAGGGGCGCGAGTCCTACCATTTCGTAGTAATATTCCTGGAATTAGTCAGTTTGTCTACTATATGGTAGATGAAACTTTTGCAGAACGAGCTAAAGTTGCTCAGAAAGAATATAGCGGTCATGTCATCGTTGCAGGCGACAACTACGCCCAAGGTTCGAGCCGAGAACACGCCGCGATCGCACCCAAATATTTAGGACAAGTAGCGGTGTTAGCTAAGTCTTACGCTCGAATTGGGTGGCAAAATTTAGTTAATTTCGGCATTATGCCGCTAGAATTTGTCAATTCTGATGATTACGACACGATCGATCGCGATGATGAAATCGAAATTGTAGGATTGCACGATGCCTTAACTTCTGGACAACCAATTGTGGCTAAAAATAAGACAAAAAACCTTGTTTATGAAATGACTCATAGCATCAGCCCGCGTCAAATTAATATCCTTTTACATGGAGGTGTAATCAACGAATTTAGGGAAAAACTGAGCGATCGACAAGATTTAAGCGAAGATCCTAGCATTTCTGCCAAGCAAGAATCTTTGGCTGATAAACAGGATGTCTTGGGGTAA
- a CDS encoding polysaccharide biosynthesis tyrosine autokinase, whose amino-acid sequence MQERLIETSENLELDFSKLWIILKRRWLPGTGVFTAILGLAIIAVCLQKPVYEATGKLIVKKNDQTAAPTGLGQGIGDLEGLNLQSNPVNTEIEVVRSIPLLQKTIVALNLKDDRKNEPLKPEDFINKLKLKNIGGTDVMQVTYKSVSPDEAAAVVNKLMNVYLENNIQTNRVTATAAGDFIAKQIPDVEARVRRAESALRRFKEQNHLIALEAEAQGAVTVIQTLEGQIAQVRAELADANTKLAKLRQQVGMDADNSLNLNALNQSRGVQRVLTEYQKTEAELAQLRMRYAETYPGISNLKQKRTALKGLLSQRIAQAVGKARSVADGKLQIGESKQKLTEAYIQLEVERLGLASRLASLSGEYKLYKQRADILPKLEQQQRELERQLKAAQSTYEILLQKLQEVKVAENQNMGNARIIESALAPEKALLLKPVMILAAGILLSVALSSGTVAVLEVKDTSVKTLKEARELFGYTFLGAIPSLTKKAAADGKNAELAAIALPVRDTPRAPIAEAFRMLQANLKFSSSDKLKVILVTSSVPGEGKSTVSANLGAAIAQLGNRVLIVDADMRRPRQHHIWEKANTEGLSDAIVNQVDYQSAIKEVLPKLHILTAGVTPPNPVALLDSVQMTSLIDNFAKSFDFVIIDAPPVLVAADALMLGKMTDGLLMVARPGVVSSNTAANARDLLQSSGQKVLGLVVNGVILENESDSYYYYVKDYYMEEDSTSRQRSTAKRKT is encoded by the coding sequence ATGCAAGAGCGACTTATTGAAACCTCAGAAAATCTAGAGTTGGATTTTTCAAAATTATGGATCATCTTAAAACGCCGTTGGCTACCTGGTACGGGCGTGTTTACTGCCATTCTGGGTTTAGCAATTATAGCTGTATGCTTGCAGAAACCCGTTTATGAAGCAACTGGAAAACTGATCGTTAAGAAAAACGACCAAACGGCTGCTCCCACAGGTTTGGGGCAGGGAATCGGAGACTTAGAAGGTTTAAATCTTCAAAGTAATCCTGTCAATACAGAAATTGAGGTAGTACGTTCTATTCCCCTCTTACAAAAAACTATAGTAGCGCTAAATCTCAAAGACGATCGCAAAAATGAACCACTTAAGCCTGAAGATTTTATCAACAAACTAAAGTTGAAAAATATTGGTGGAACTGACGTAATGCAAGTAACTTACAAAAGCGTCAGTCCTGATGAAGCTGCTGCTGTCGTCAATAAATTAATGAACGTTTATCTAGAAAATAATATTCAAACTAACCGAGTTACGGCAACAGCAGCCGGAGATTTTATTGCCAAGCAAATTCCCGATGTTGAAGCCCGCGTACGGCGAGCTGAAAGCGCCCTGCGCCGCTTTAAAGAACAGAATCACCTAATTGCTTTAGAAGCAGAAGCACAAGGTGCAGTCACGGTCATTCAAACTTTAGAAGGACAAATCGCTCAGGTTCGAGCAGAATTAGCAGATGCTAATACTAAGCTGGCAAAACTGCGGCAACAAGTCGGTATGGATGCAGATAATAGCTTGAACCTCAACGCGCTCAATCAGTCTCGTGGCGTGCAAAGAGTTTTAACAGAATATCAAAAAACCGAAGCCGAACTAGCACAACTGCGGATGCGCTATGCCGAAACCTATCCAGGGATCTCTAATCTTAAGCAAAAGAGAACAGCTCTCAAAGGCTTACTAAGCCAAAGAATCGCGCAGGCTGTGGGAAAGGCGAGATCCGTAGCTGACGGTAAGTTACAAATCGGTGAAAGTAAACAAAAACTGACTGAAGCGTATATTCAATTAGAAGTAGAGCGTTTGGGTTTAGCAAGTCGTTTAGCTTCTTTATCGGGTGAATATAAGCTCTACAAACAAAGAGCTGACATTCTGCCCAAATTAGAACAGCAACAACGGGAACTCGAAAGACAACTTAAAGCCGCTCAATCAACATATGAAATTCTGCTGCAAAAGCTGCAAGAGGTGAAGGTAGCAGAGAATCAAAATATGGGTAACGCTCGGATTATTGAATCTGCGTTAGCTCCCGAAAAAGCTTTGTTGCTTAAACCAGTGATGATCTTGGCAGCAGGGATATTGTTGAGCGTAGCGTTGTCAAGCGGCACGGTTGCAGTCTTAGAAGTTAAGGATACATCGGTTAAAACTCTGAAGGAAGCAAGAGAGTTATTTGGCTATACCTTTTTAGGAGCTATTCCTTCTCTGACAAAGAAAGCTGCTGCCGACGGTAAAAATGCGGAATTAGCTGCGATCGCCCTCCCAGTCAGAGATACTCCGCGTGCGCCGATTGCGGAAGCTTTTCGGATGCTTCAGGCTAATTTAAAATTTTCCAGTTCGGATAAATTGAAAGTGATTTTAGTTACGAGTTCTGTCCCTGGAGAAGGTAAATCTACGGTTTCTGCTAATTTAGGAGCGGCGATCGCTCAATTAGGAAACAGAGTCTTAATTGTTGATGCAGACATGCGCCGTCCCAGGCAACACCACATTTGGGAAAAGGCTAATACTGAGGGTTTGAGCGATGCGATCGTTAATCAGGTAGATTACCAGTCTGCAATCAAGGAGGTTCTGCCTAAGTTGCATATTCTCACCGCTGGCGTAACTCCTCCTAATCCAGTAGCACTGCTCGATTCCGTGCAAATGACATCCTTAATCGATAATTTTGCGAAATCGTTTGATTTTGTAATTATTGATGCTCCTCCTGTCTTAGTCGCTGCGGATGCTCTGATGTTGGGTAAGATGACAGATGGTTTATTGATGGTAGCAAGACCTGGTGTTGTGAGTTCTAATACTGCTGCTAATGCTAGAGATTTATTGCAGTCTTCGGGTCAAAAGGTTTTGGGTTTGGTTGTCAACGGCGTGATTTTGGAAAACGAATCTGATAGTTATTACTATTACGTCAAGGATTACTACATGGAGGAAGATTCTACTAGTCGCCAGCGTTCTACAGCTAAGCGCAAGACATAG